The Bacteroidia bacterium genome includes the window AAAACATAGCCCATTTTGATGACTGCAAGCGAGCAAGTGCTTTTTTTGTATTCAACCGGATAAGCTTTTCAGGAACAACAGAAGCAGGGGGATTTTCTATGCAAGCATTTGAAAAACGTTTTACAGACAGTAGCATAAACCGTTTGATACCCCTAAAAAAACTGCTTAAAAATGTAACCATAACTAACTTGGACTACGAGGAAGTTGTAAAAGCACAGGGAAATGAAGTATTTATTTTTTTAGACCCACCTTATTTTTCTGCTACGCAATCTGCTTTGTATGGCAAAAATGGAAAACTACACAAAACATTTGACCATGAACGATTTGCAAATATCATGAAGACTTGTTCCCATAAGTGGCTCATTACCTATGATAATTCAGAGTACATAAAAAAGTTATTTTCTTTTGCACACATTGTAGAATGGGATTTAATCTACGGTATGCGTAACCAAACGCAGCAGTCTAGTCAATTGGGAAAGGAGCTCTTTATAGCTAATTTTGAAATTATTCCTCAAA containing:
- a CDS encoding DNA adenine methylase, translated to MIKSPLRYPGGKSRALKRILPLVPYFEEYREPFVGGGSVFLALKECYPNKKYWINDLYFELYKFWEYAQKDVDGLIHQIKLWREEFGKEGKALHSFLTQNIAHFDDCKRASAFFVFNRISFSGTTEAGGFSMQAFEKRFTDSSINRLIPLKKLLKNVTITNLDYEEVVKAQGNEVFIFLDPPYFSATQSALYGKNGKLHKTFDHERFANIMKTCSHKWLITYDNSEYIKKLFSFAHIVEWDLIYGMRNQTQQSSQLGKELFIANFEIIPQSSPVKILSYSNFLF